Proteins encoded together in one Kutzneria kofuensis window:
- a CDS encoding VOC family protein, whose product MDLIAFVPTTDLPRAVAFYGSVLGWYVPDIRATIAELTSRGGTFTRYDGMPQDSLGVWTTPPATGSPGSPIPTPTPSP is encoded by the coding sequence TTGGACCTCATCGCCTTCGTCCCCACGACCGACCTTCCCCGTGCGGTCGCCTTCTACGGCTCCGTCCTCGGCTGGTACGTCCCCGACATCCGCGCCACCATCGCCGAGCTCACCTCGCGCGGTGGCACCTTCACTCGCTACGACGGCATGCCCCAGGACTCCCTCGGCGTCTGGACCACCCCACCGGCGACCGGATCGCCTGGTTCCCCGATCCCGACGCCAACACCCTCTCCCTGA